The Pyxidicoccus xibeiensis genome contains the following window.
CTCCATCGCGAACGCGAGGAAGTCCCCGTTGGCCGAGTAGCGGCAGCCCAGCTTCTCCCCGAGGCGCGGCAGCGTGCCCCACTCGTCGCGGCAGCGCAGCAGCAGCTCCGTGGTGTTCACCGCGCCCGCGCACAGGAAGACGCGGCGCGCGTCCACGGTGCGCGCGAGGCCGCCCGCGCCATGGTCCGTGTAGGTGACGCGGTAGCCCTCCGGAGAGAGCGGCTCGATGCGGGTGGCCTCGGCCTGGGTGGACACCTCGGCGCCGCGCTGCTCCGCGACGGCCAGGTAGTTGAGGTCCAGCGTGTTCTTCGCGCGGACGTTGCAGCCGATGTCGCACTCACCGCAGAAGTTGCAGCCCTCCTGCGACACGCCGAACTTGTTGGGGAGGGGCTCGCCCGCGGGAGTGAAGCGCACGGCCAGGTCCGGGTAGAAGAACTGCTGCTCCCGCCCGAGCTGGCGGGCCACGTCCTTCATCCGCTTCGTCTTCGTGGGCAGGCCGCGCGCGGACGCGGTGATGGGCTGGAGGTCCAGCATGTGCGCCACCAGGTCGAAGTATGGATCCAACGCCTCGCGGCTGTAGCCGGTGGGCCAGTCCGAGGTGAACGTCTCCGCGGGCGGGCGCAGGTGGACGTTGGCGTAGATGAGCGAGCCGCCTCCGTAGCCCGCCGCCTGGACGATGCTCATCCCCGGCAGCAGCTTCACGTCGAACAGCCCCTGGCCGTGCTTCCACAGCCAGCCGTTGAGCGGGTCCTCCCAGTCCCGGGGAAAGCCCCCCTTGGGATACCGGAGCCCCCGCTCCAGCACGCGCACGGACAGCCCTGCCTGGGCCAGCCGGCAGGCCGCCACCGCTCCACCAAATCCGGTGCCAATGACCAGTGCGTCGTAGGCCGGCGCCATGTCCCCCCCCTCGTTCGCGAGGCCGCCCCCCGGGTGGAAGGCGACCTGCTCTTACTTTCCAAAAACGAACGAGGGCTGGATCCTTGTGTACGTGCGTCCAACCCCCTGGAATCCCTACGCTACTTCTCGAAGATGACCGCGTACTTCCCGCCGTACGCGCTCACGTGGCGGATGCGGTAGTTGAGCAGGTCCACGTAGATGTCGCGGTAGGTCCGGAACTGATCCGATGTGAGCTCGAGCACGGGGACGAGCGTCTTGCCCGACACGTGCCAGAGCGCCATGTACCTGTCTCCCAGGCCGGGGTGCGAGTACTTGGAGACCTGGACCATCTTGAGGCCGGCGGCCTTCATCGTGTCGTCCGAGTCCCACAGCTGGGCCTCCGTCATGGAGTGGTACAGGTACTGCGCCGTCACGGCCGGCTGCTTCACCCAGGTGCCGGTGAAGAAGAGCTGGCCCGCCTCCAGGTACGCGGAGGCATCCGTCAGCAGGTAGGCCGCGTTGTAGTTGTCGCCAATCTGGGTGCCGAACCAGCTGGGCGTCATCTTGTGCCGGGCGATGTAGCCGCCGGTGATGGGGGCGTAGATGGCGGTGAAGCGCGGCGCGTCCGGCGCCGTCATGCCCACCACCTTGTCCGGGCGCCAGTTGTAGTCATCCCAGAGCTCCGCGTCGGCCTGGTGCTGGGCGAACGTGCGGAAGCCGCGGGTGACGGGCGAGGAGGCGTTGTACTGGAACGCGCCGCCCATCTTCCACGTCCAGCCGCTGGACTCGGTGGCGAGCGTGTACGGGTACCAGCCGAAGGACGCGAAGTAGTTGAAGCCCTGCTGGAACTTCCCCGAGTCCACTCCGGCGAACTCCTGGAAGAAGGGCGCGAAGTGCGCGGCGTGCTGGTCCGCCTGGGCGCCCTGCCCCGTGGGGTACTCCGTCTGGTAGCAGGAGGCGCTCAGCGCGTAGAGGCCGTACGGGTCGAAGAGCGTCCACAGGTTCTGCTGCACCCCGCCGTTCCAGTGCGGCGCGGGGCGCGCGAACATGATGTGCAGGTGCGTGTTGTTGAGGTTGCTGTTCATCCCGTGCGCGCCGGTGAGGCCGGCCATGCCGAGCTGCTGGCCCGCCTTCACCGTCTGGCCCTGCGTGACGAGGATGCCCTGCGAGTTGGTGCCCCAGCGCGACTCGATGGCGCTGAGCTGCGCGGCCGTGGGGCTGCCCGCCAGCACCACCGCGTCCGCGTCCGCCCGGTTCTGGTAGAACTTCCAGGTCGCGTCCGCCGACGTCCAGGTGCCGGCGCCCGCGCTCTTCTCGTACCAGGTCTTCGTCAGGCGGGCGCGCGCGATGTCCTCGTCCCGGCCGTCCCGCAGGTGGTGGTAGATGGTGCGGAAGCGCGAGCCGTCCCGCGCGGTGTGCTCGACGATGACCACGTTGCCGGGGCTGGACATGTAGCCCACCCAGACGACCGTGCCGTCCGCCACCGCGTCGACCCGGAAGGACGCGCCGTCATTGACGTAGTCCACCGCGTTGTGGCGCGAGTTGGCGCCGTACATCCAGCCCACGGCCACGTCCACCGCGGTGTCGCGGAAGGGCTTGTAGACGGGCATGCGGGCCACCGTCCCGTCCAGCCAGGCGGCGCGGTTCACCATGCTGGCGGAGCTGATCTGGTAGTAGCCGTCGGGGTGACTGGCGGCGACGTTCCCCGCCGCGTCGATGCGGTGGTACCAGTTGCCGGAGCTCAGCCCCGGGGCGGACTGTGCCGCACTGTCGATGTCACAGGCTGCGTGGGCGAGAGCAGGCGCGACGCTGGTCAGCGCCATCAGGCCGGCGGCGGCCGAGACGAGGAGGTGCTTCTTCATGAGGGGCTTCCTGGGGGACGTGTGTGGCTGCGGCTTGAGAACGGCCCCCGCGGGAAATCTTCCCGGGCCCGGTGATTCAGGGCGTTCGGGAGGGGGGCTGCTGGGGATGCGCACCTTGCGGGTAGACTCCGCGCATGGGCTGGTTCAAGCAACGGCGCCCGGAGCCGGCGGATACCCGGGAGCTGCGCGATGCACTGGAGCGCGCCCAGGGTGAGCTGACGTCCACCCGGCGAGAGCTGGGCGTCGTCACCTCGGACGACGCCGCGGACAAGGCGCGCATCGCCGAGCTGGAGGCCCGACTCACCCAGGCCCGGCAAGAGCTGGGCGTCACCACCGCGGATGACACCACGGACAAGGCGCGCATCGCCGAGCTGGAGGCCCAGCTCGCGCGAGAGCAGGACGCACTCCAGAACCTGGAGACGCAGCGGCGCACGCTGGAGTCCTCCGTGGAGCGCCTCACCGGGCAGCTCCAGCAGTTGGAGCGGCGCCTTCCCCCCGACAAGGGCGGCGGCAAGGCCGGGGCGCGGACGAAGGCCCGGAGTGACCTGCCTTCCGGCAGGGCCCCCTTCCCGCTCGGAAAGCTCTTGGTGGCGCCGGCCAGCGTGCTGTCCCTCCTCGTGGCCCTGCTGCCCTGCTACGTGGCCGCGCTCGGCAGGTGGCTTCCCATCTTCAAGTACGGCGTCCTTCCCCTCTGGCTCTACTGGCTGGCCATGGCCCTGAGCTGGTCGCTGATGTTCGTGGCCATCCGCGTCCTGGTCCGCACGAAGGTCCCGGGGCTGTACTCCTTCACGCACCGCGGCGTGGAGTGCGGGAGCCAGGGCTTCATCCCCTATGACGACCTGCTCGACGTGGAGCGCTCGCGAGGCCCCTGGGAGCGGCTCACGGGCACGGCCTCGCTGCGCCTGACCTTCAAGCCCCGGGAAGCGAACCGGACCCTGGGGCGCAAGGCGCTGCTCCAGGACAATGCCCGCCGCGTGAGGATTGCCGGGTTGAAGGACCCGTGGCGGTACGAGGCCTGGGTGCATGCGTGCATCCGCCGCATGAACCCGCCTCGTTAGAGCGGAACGCTGGGAGCGCCAGACGTCGCGCATGGGCTGGTCATGGCGCTGCGAGGCGTGGGTGCGCGACTGCCTGCGGGCAGGCAAGCCCTCCCTGGACACGCACACGCCTCGCGGGGGAGCCGCTCGCCAGGACGCAGCAGCCTGTTCTCCAGGGGAAACAGCGCCGGCGCGAGCGCCCCTGGTGAGGGTGTCCGGACCTCCCGGCCGTCAGCACGTCAGACCCCCAAGGCATAAAGGGAGGCATCCACCCTTGGGGGTCCATGTGCCGTACATCGATACGTCCCATTGGCACGCATTCGCTGAGCACCCCGAGCCCAGCCAGGTGTCGTGCGAAGAGGCCGGCGGGCGCAATCCGCCACCCGGCTGGCAGGACATGACGTGGGAGGACGCGGCCAGCGAGGTCGAAGCAGAGCTGCGCGAGATGCTCCGCCACGCCGAGCAGGCTGCTGGCGAATGCTACGACTAGCCCTCGCACGCGACGACGTCCCCCTGCCCCATCGGCGCACGGCGCTGGCGGGAAGCGGACGGACGGGCAGCCCCGGGCCCCATGGAGCCGCGCCCCGCGCCCCGTAACCTCGCGCGTTTCCCGGGGGCCTGACTCCCGGTCCGCCGAGGAGACGCCTCATGTCGCGAGTGCTGGATCGCCGGTCCGTCCTGAAGTGCTTCGTCGCCGTGGCCGCGAGCACCGCGTTCGGTTGCTCGGACGATGGCGACGACATGCCCATCGTCGAGGACCGCGCCTTCTTCCCGCAGTCCGTGGCGTCGGGAGACCCACGTCCGGGGAGCGTGGTGCTCTGGACACGCGTGGAGGATGTGGGCAACCCCGGCGATGACCTGCGGCTCACCCTCCAGGTCTCCACCCACGAGCGCTTCAAGGAGCGCGTCCTGGAGTTCGTGGACGTGCCCGCCACCGCGGCGCATGACCACGTCGTCAAGGTGAAGGTCGTCGGCCTGGCGCCCCGCACCCGGTACTTCTACCGGTTCCTCTACGCGAAGAACGGACGGCGCGTCTCGTCGCCCGTGGGGCGCACGCGCACCGCGCCGGAGGCGGGCTCGGGCGAGCCGGTGCGCTTCGTGGTGGCCAACTGCCAGAACTACAACGGGCGCTACTACAACGCCTGGCAGCGCCTGCTGCAGCTCGACGAGGACCTGGACTTCGTGGTGTTCCTCGGGGACTACGTCTACGAGACGACGCCCGAGGCGGCGCCTCCCGAGGGCGCGCGCCAGGTGCGCTTCCGCGAGCCGGAGGGCGCGCTGCGACTGGGCCCCGTGCTCGCGGCCGCGTCACTGTCCAACTACCGGGACCTGTACCGGACATACCGCACGGACCCGTTCCTCCAGGGCGCGCACGAGCGCTACCCGTTCGTCTCCGTCTGGGACGACCACGAGTTCTCCGACGACTCGTGGGACGCACACGCCAGCTACACGGACGGACGCCAGGACGAGCTCCAGGTGGAGCGGCGCCGCAACGCGGAGCTCGCCTTCTTCGAGTACCTCCCGGTGGACCCCGAGGACGTGTCCGGCGGCCCGGTCGACCTGGATGCCACCCGCGTCTACCCGGACACGCGGCTGTGGCGCGCGCTCGACTTCGGCGCCTCGCTGCGGCTCATCGTCACCGACTACCGCACCCGGCGCCCCGACCACCTCATCCCCGAGGACGCCTGGCCCGCTACCGTGGCCGTGGACGCGGCGGCCCTGGCGACGCTGGGGGTGGCGGCGGCCTTCGCGGCGGACACCTTCGCCTATGTCGACATCGACGCGCCGGAGTACGCCGAGGCCAAGGGCATCCTGCTCCAGGCCTACCAGCAGCTCGCGGTGGCGGCGGGGCTGACGGCGCAGGAGGCGGCCACCCGCGCCGCCGCGGTGGTGCGAGGCCCGCTGGCGCTGGCGTACGTCAACCCGGTGCTCGCCCAGGTGGGCCGGGCTCCCATCGACCCTGCTGGCAAGGCGCGGGGCATCGCCTTCGTGCACCTGGGGAAGACGGCGCTCTTCTCCCGGCTGGGCTCGCGCTACGTGGTGGTGAAGGACACGTACGACGTGTACGCCGCGTGGCGCGACGTATCCACGGGAGGCGCGGCCCAGGACGCGCTGGGCCCGGAGCAGTCGGC
Protein-coding sequences here:
- a CDS encoding alkaline phosphatase D family protein, translated to MSRVLDRRSVLKCFVAVAASTAFGCSDDGDDMPIVEDRAFFPQSVASGDPRPGSVVLWTRVEDVGNPGDDLRLTLQVSTHERFKERVLEFVDVPATAAHDHVVKVKVVGLAPRTRYFYRFLYAKNGRRVSSPVGRTRTAPEAGSGEPVRFVVANCQNYNGRYYNAWQRLLQLDEDLDFVVFLGDYVYETTPEAAPPEGARQVRFREPEGALRLGPVLAAASLSNYRDLYRTYRTDPFLQGAHERYPFVSVWDDHEFSDDSWDAHASYTDGRQDELQVERRRNAELAFFEYLPVDPEDVSGGPVDLDATRVYPDTRLWRALDFGASLRLIVTDYRTRRPDHLIPEDAWPATVAVDAAALATLGVAAAFAADTFAYVDIDAPEYAEAKGILLQAYQQLAVAAGLTAQEAATRAAAVVRGPLALAYVNPVLAQVGRAPIDPAGKARGIAFVHLGKTALFSRLGSRYVVVKDTYDVYAAWRDVSTGGAAQDALGPEQSAFVRDAAAGPQTWKVLVSSVSATSMVWDLSNKPDVEPVTVRNRYYFDVDQWDGFPQARARLLGQLRGLTSDRTVVVSGDIHAAFASVEAGVPALTAPSISSASVQEEAAEQVTAAGFPPGSAVFRYVVTEQNATLREGNPGIAFVDTGAQGFTVVEVGADAVRAAYHLIPSSEAGTSYADRPEELAARFTRRDFTVRAGAISEG
- a CDS encoding M23 family metallopeptidase, with amino-acid sequence MKKHLLVSAAAGLMALTSVAPALAHAACDIDSAAQSAPGLSSGNWYHRIDAAGNVAASHPDGYYQISSASMVNRAAWLDGTVARMPVYKPFRDTAVDVAVGWMYGANSRHNAVDYVNDGASFRVDAVADGTVVWVGYMSSPGNVVIVEHTARDGSRFRTIYHHLRDGRDEDIARARLTKTWYEKSAGAGTWTSADATWKFYQNRADADAVVLAGSPTAAQLSAIESRWGTNSQGILVTQGQTVKAGQQLGMAGLTGAHGMNSNLNNTHLHIMFARPAPHWNGGVQQNLWTLFDPYGLYALSASCYQTEYPTGQGAQADQHAAHFAPFFQEFAGVDSGKFQQGFNYFASFGWYPYTLATESSGWTWKMGGAFQYNASSPVTRGFRTFAQHQADAELWDDYNWRPDKVVGMTAPDAPRFTAIYAPITGGYIARHKMTPSWFGTQIGDNYNAAYLLTDASAYLEAGQLFFTGTWVKQPAVTAQYLYHSMTEAQLWDSDDTMKAAGLKMVQVSKYSHPGLGDRYMALWHVSGKTLVPVLELTSDQFRTYRDIYVDLLNYRIRHVSAYGGKYAVIFEK